The following coding sequences are from one Triticum dicoccoides isolate Atlit2015 ecotype Zavitan chromosome 4A, WEW_v2.0, whole genome shotgun sequence window:
- the LOC119286633 gene encoding serine/threonine-protein kinase SAPK10: MDRAALTVGPGMDMPIMHDGDRYELVKDIGSGNFGVARLMRNRADGQLVAVKYIERGEKIDENVQREIINHRSLRHPNIIRFKEVILTPTHLAIVMEYASGGELFERICNAGRFSEDEARFFFQQLLSGVSYCHSMQVCHRDLKLENTLLDGSTAPRLKICDFGYSKSSVLHSQPKSTVGTPAYIAPEVLLKKEYDGKIADVWSCGVTLYVMLVGAYPFEDPDEPKNFRKTIQRILSVQYSIPDYVHISSECRDLIAKIFVGNPATRITIPEIRNHPWFLKNLPADLVDDSTMSSQYEEPEQPMQSMDEIMQILAEATIPAAGSRINQFLNDGLDLDDDMDDLDSDADLDVESSGEIVYAM, translated from the exons aTGGACCGGGCGGCGCTGACGGTGGGGCCGGGCATGGACATGCCCATAATGCACGACGGCGACCGCTACGAGCTCGTCAAGGACATCGGCTCCGGCAACTTCGGCGTCGCGCGCCTCATGCGCAACCGCGCCGACGGCCAGCTCGTCGCCGTCAAGTACATCGAGCGAGGGGAGAAG ATTGACGAGAACGTGCAGCGGGAGATCATCAACCACCGGTCGCTGCGCCACCCCAACATCATCCGCTTCAAGGAGGTCATCCTCACGCCCACGCACCTCGCCATCGTCATGGAGTACGCCTCCGGCGGGGAGCTCTTCGAGCGCATCTGCAACGCCGGCAGGTTCAGCGAGGACGAG GCGCGTTTCTTCTTCCAGCAGCTGCTCTCAGGAGTCAGCTACTGCCACTCCATG CAAGTATGCCATCGTGACTTGAAGCTGGAGAACACGCTGCTGGACGGGAGCACGGCTCCTCGCCTCAAGATATGCGACTTTGGCTattccaag TCGTCGGTTCTTCATTCGCAACCAAAATCTACGGTTGGAACACCGGCGTACATTGCTCCGGAGGTTCTTCTCAAGAAGGAATATGATGGAAAG ATTGCGGATGTGTGGTCCTGTGGAGTGACGCTCTATGTTATGCTAGTTGGTGCATATCCCTTTGAGGATCCTGATGAGCCCAAGAATTTTAGGAAGACAATTCAG AGGATATTGAGTGTGCAGTACTCGATTCCAGATTACGTGCACATATCTTCCGAGTGTCGAGATCTTATCGCCAAGATTTTCGTTGGCAACCCAGCTACC AGAATCACAATCCCTGAGATAAGAAACCATCCGTGGTTCTTGAAGAACCTCCCAGCTGACCTGGTGGACGACAGCACCATGAGCAGCCAGTATGAGGAGCCTGAACAGCCGATGCAGAGCATGGACGAGATCATGCAGATCCTGGCGGAGGCCACCATCCCGGCGGCCGGTTCTCGGATCAACCAGTTCCTGAACGACGGTCTCGACCTTGACGACGACATGGACGACCTTGATTCAGACGCCGACCTCGACGTCGAAAGCAGCGGGGAGATAGTGTATGCTATGTGA
- the LOC119286632 gene encoding serpin-ZX-like, whose amino-acid sequence MATTDIRLSIGHQTRFALRLASAISSPSHAKGSAGNAAFSPLSLHVALSLVAAGAGGATRDQLAAALGSAEKGGSEDLHALAEQVVQVVLADASGAGGPRVAFANGVFVDASLKLKPSFKDLAVGKYKAETQSVDFQTKAAEVAGQVNSWVDKITTGLIKEILPAGSVDNTTRLVLGNALYFKGAWTEKFDASKTKDEKFHLLDGSSVQTPFMSSTKKQYISCSDSLKVLKLPYQQGEDKRQFSMYILLPEAQDGLWNLANKLSTEPEFLENHIPMQKVPVGQFKLPKFKILFGFEASDMLKGLGLQLPFSAEADLSEMVDSSAGLYVSSVFHKSFVEVNEEGTEAAAATASVVTLRSLPIEPVKVDFVADHPFLFLIREDLTGVVLFVGHVFNPLVSP is encoded by the exons ATGGCGACCACCGACATCCGCCTCTCCATCGGGCACCAGACCCGCTTCGCCCTCCGCCTAGCCTCCGCCATCTCCTCGCCCTCCCACGCCAAGGGCTCCGCTGGCAACGCCGCCTTCTCCCCGCTCTCGCTCCACGTCGCGCTTAGCCTCGTCGCGGCCGGCGCCGGCGGCGCCACCCGCGACCAGCTCGCCGCCGCGCTCGGGTCCGCGGAGAAAGGCGGGTCCGAGGACCTCCACGCGCTCGCCGAGCAGGTGGTTCAGGTCGTGCTCGCCGACGCGTCGGGCGCCGGCGGCCCGCGGGTCGCCTTCGCCAACGGCGTCTTCGTCGACGCGTCGCTCAAGCTCAAGCCTTCCTTCAAGGATCTCGCCGTGGGCAAGTACAAGGCCGAGACGCAGTCCGTGGACTTCCAAACTAAG GCTGCTGAAGTTGCTGGTCAGGTGAACTCCTGGGTAGATAAAATCACAACAGGTCTCATCAAAGAGATCCTCCCTGCAGGGTCTGTTGACAATACCACTAGACTGGTTCTTGGTAATGCCCTTTATTTCAAAGGAGCCTGGACTGAGAAGTTTGACGCGTCCAAGACAAAAGATGAGAAGTTCCACCTCCTTGATGGGAGCTCAGTTCAAACACCATTCATGTCCAGTACAAAGAAGCAATACATTTCGTGTTCTGACAGCTTGAAGGTACTGAAGCTTCCTTACCAGCAAGGCGAGGACAAGAGGCAGTTCTCCATGTACATTCTTCTTCCAGAAGCACAGGATGGTCTCTGGAACTTGGCCAACAAGTTGAGCACCGAACCAGAGTTCTTGGAGAACCATATCCCAATGCAGAAGGTTCCTGTCGGGCAGTTCAAGCTTCCGAAGTTCAAGATATTGTTTGGATTTGAAGCGTCTGATATGCTCAAAGGTTTGGGTCTCCAGCTGCCGTTCAGCGCAGAGGCTGATCTTTCGGAGATGGTGGATTCATCGGCGGGCTTATACGTCTCGTCCGTTTTCCACAAGTCGTTTGTCGAGGTGAACGAAGAAGGCACCGAGGCTGCCGCGGCAACTGCTTCTGTGGTCACACTTAGGTCACTGCCAATAGAGCCCGTGAAGGTGGATTTCGTCgcggatcaccctttcctcttccttATCCGAGAAGACCTCACAGGCGTGGTGCTATTCGTCGGTCATGTGTTCAATCCCTTGGTGTCTCCATGA